From the genome of Trypanosoma brucei brucei TREU927 chromosome 11 chr11_scaffold01 genomic scaffold, whole genome shotgun sequence:
GGCAGTGATACGCAGCATACCTGGCTGCATCCTCTTGACGCTGAGATACGCCCTCGCCATCGTGTGAATGATGTTGGAGTTGTTCCTCACTGACACAATCCTCGGTCTCCACCATGGAGGCGTTGTGTCTCCCCGTCGAATCTATAAGACGCAAAGCCCTCCTGAGTGGTAGACGGTAGTGAGGAATATTAGTCCCTTGATGCTGTCCCAGACTCCGGTTGGTGCCGCGAACTAAATGTGCACACCGGGCTTGGATGAAAGTGGCTCCTGTCATTCTAGTAGCTCGTAACAGCGTAGCTCCCCCCGCGCAAGCAGAACAGTGCTTCATATAGGATTTGGTTTATGCAACTGCTGCCATCAAAAAAAGTCTTTATACAAGCAACGAATAACTACGAAGACCTATGATGCCTATCAGCGTGACACTCAATTACAGACAAACATCCACTGACGAAGGGCACGAAGATAATCAATATGtcaagcagcaacaaaccATACACAAAAACATTTGAGAGTTTCATTTGACACTCAAGCAGTTGAGGACACCCTATGTAAGGGTTAGGTTAAAATAACGTTTTGGGCGCCATCCTGTGCAGCagttgcgttgttgttttttgacCCGCCCTGCccttcttctccctcttcttctcaACACACACAGGGGTCGCTTAGTTTTAACCGCCTTAAGCTTTTCTCCAAGTTTGCATCACTGCTGAGCAGATTCTTCACGCAGGTAGGTGCTTCGCACACACTGCCCTGCCTTTTATGAACTCGTGCTATCATCGTCATTTccatcctcatcctcatcctcactCTCCTCTCGTTTATCAGATATTTTGTGGATGACACAGTAATACGCCGGCCCCCGACCATTATCTCGGTCAGGTAGTACAATGTGTCCAAACTCTGTCTTCTCGCCAATGGGTACTGGGGGATGCATTAGCTCCACCTGACAGCGCGTTCGTTTTAATGCCTCACGGACAACTTCATCGTTTTCTAGCGGTGAAATGGAACACGTAGTGTACACAATACGCCCCCCAGGTCGACATGTCTCGATAGATCGAAGAAGTAACCCCCGCTGAGTGTGGCTTAGCTCCACACAAGCTTGTAGGGACCAGTGCAGTGGACTAACTGCATGCTTGCCACTGTGCTGGAGCAGTTGTCGTTCTCCCGTGCATGGGGCGTCAACGAGAACGCGGTGGTAAGTCGATGGGTCGTGCCAAGTTTCTGGTTTGCGCTGTGTAACAGTTACAGGGACGTAATTGCTAGGCACGTACTCCTTGATGTTGCGGCGCAAACGGGCACAGCGGTCACCGCGCTGCTCATTGGCGGTTAATGAAGCACTATTAGATAGGAACTGGGAAATTGCTATGGATTTACCGCCCACTCCCGCACAGAGATCAAGAACAAGGTCAAATTGTTGTACGCCTAGTAGCTCTACAGCCAGTGCAGTTGTGTAATCTAAGGGATAGTGCGCCTTTACATTGAATTCATCAATGGCCGGTGGGGGCATCTCACCACTTCCCAGTGGGCTAAACAACTGAAGAAGCAAGGCGTCGTCAACGCGCTTCACGTCCCCCATAGCACTTTCAAAGGGGAGCTTAACAAATTTGTTCCAGAGAACAGACCTGTCGCAAGCCGGTGCGCACAGTGCCTTGCGGAGCGCTGCCCAGCGTTCCCCGTAATGACTGCCGTAAAAGTCCTCAAATGTTTCGCTCTTCCGCAGTCCGTTGGTGTTACTTCTTCggttccctttccttctcgagtgcaTTTTCTGGTTGCCTACCTTTGTCTCTTCTTAGTCACCCAATACAACTCCTGCTCGGGCCCTTTCCGAAAATTGCCTTTTGATACTGGTGAAATGATGTTGTCCCCAGCAGTATCGCCAACGGAAGGTCCTCACTACCTCAGGCTGTGAGGTCAGCTGTGCAGACGAGTTGTGGTGGACTTTTACCAAACCTGTTTGCACAAGCGAGTGGGGCGCCGATAGTATGTGGAGACAAAATAGGTGGTGGGACGGATACACAGTAGAATAGCTTACAGCTCACCTCacgtaaaggaaaaagagtaaaTCAGCGTTAGATGGAAAAGGGGGCCCTGAAGTGTTGATTCGCTCaggtattttctttttacgacCACTGCTggtacccccccccccaaataGTCACTACCAGTGAATCTTTTGCCGTCTGCTCCGCCGGTTTGCATCGTGCTTCCAGGAACAGAACCCTCCGCTCCTGCGCCCTTTCCCCCCGTCCAACCTCTCTTCCCCCCCTCGCCGGTTTATTAACTCAGAGAGGATGTAGAGAGCTAGTAGCCACCCATTCACAACATTCACCGCCCAACAACCGTTTTAATCACGATGCATCTTCCCCGTTACCTGTCGAAGGAGTAATACTCCCATCGCCAAGACCCACCACTTCTTGCAAATTAGAATAGGGTGGAGGCGTGTACCGTATCGCCATATAGTTGTCTCCGCGCAGCGGTTTCTGCAGTTGGTCAATCATGGAAGCCTTCATCCATGCACATCCAGTAGCAGGATCCGCTAACTGCGCCCATGCACGATCAATAGGGTCCGGCGACTGCCGAAGGAGCCGTGCATCCCAGTTTCTCATGTACTGCAACGGGACCACCTGTGGCCCCTCGACGCGAATGTCCGAGGGGACTTCCGCTACAAAATAGCGTACAGGAACGCGCCAGTAGTATTGTGGAACAGTCTGATACAGATGGCCGGTGGGGTATACATTTGAAGCATCTACGGTAATGCCCGTTTCTTCCCACAGTGTACGTATAGCCGCCTCTTTGTAGCGCTCGTAGAGCAACGTCCACTTTCCTGGGAGTTTTAGGGAAATAGGAGGAATGTCGGGAGGCCGTAGTTCACGGTTTATCCTGCGTAACATTAGCCACTCGACCTCACTTGAGTTCGCCAGCCGCCTAAAGATGCCCAGCCGTACGTATACAGGGTCTTGCTGTATAGCCGCCTCCATGAGCTTGTGACAGTTGAAAATGCCACGCTCCGAGCCAAAAAGGTAAACCGTAATATCCACATCATCCGCCGTCTCGTATGCCCCCCACTGCGTGCCATCTCCTTCGTCGCTTCCACTGCCTTTTACAGCATTCTCAGAAAGCCTCTCTGGGTATGTGGGTTCCAATTCAATATGTACCCCAGTGCGATACTTCAGCTCGGCAGCCCATTCCCTCATCGGTCCTGACACCTTACGAGCGAGTGCTGCCTTCGTCTGCCACTTGTACACAAATGAATTGGTGAGGAGATCAAAGCGTGCTGGTGGATGCGATAATTTCTCCAGTTGAATGGTGCTCGTGTCACCTGCCGTCCCGTCACCCGACGAATGGGGCTGCTGCAGGTGTACGTCGAAGGGTAGTGCGTGCCCCTCCGTATCAAGCGCTGAAGCAAGCTCCCCCCGAAGCGCGTCATCATCGCTGATGAAGGCGCTGCTATCGATGGATTTGTTGTCACCAGATATGAAGCGACGCCCAACCGCCACACAAGGACGTGCAAGGGTGAAAAATAATTGCTTGCGCATGCGAAAATCCGCTAGTTACTCCCCGATACGCAACTGCTGCCGCACGTCGTGGGGTTATATTTGCCACTTGTCGTTCACAACACCACTCCCTTCTGATGTGTTCTCagattttatttactttttaccTTCGAATAACCAAACTGATGCGGTAACACTTCTATTGTGGCAGTGCAAACTTATGTCACTCCACGTTAGTCAAACGTCGCCCTATGAAATGCGATGTGCTAATGAACTGTTCTCCCTTTGCTCCTGATCACAGCggtccttttgtttccaaaACGGCTTCGACTTGAAGAAAAAACTCGATAGGCTTCCTCTGCCAGCACTTCCTTCCGTCACCGGGGCCGCGCTTTCAAACTCTCTAAAGCGAGATGAGGCAATATATAATCGGATATAGAAGGTGTCGGgagacagaagaaaaaaaaacaggggtATCGCGCACAAGCGGGTAAACGCTAGGAATTGCAGACATGTAGAAGCCAGAAAGCAGGGTTTTGATTAGTGAGGTTGTGAAAGGGCACCAAGTCAAGGAAATTTGACTAAATGCAGCCACAAGAttcttgtttcccttctGCATAAAATACAGTAGATTAATGTGAATAAATGAGAtacctcccttccccttttcttcaccgTGGTAAGGAACgttcccctctccccccccaACCTAGACAATAGTGAGTAGCGCCGTGTCACGTGCCTTCTCCAAATGCCTACGAAGAAAGTCGCGCTTTAGCGGTGTAACGTTTCTACCAACATTCAGATTTAGTTCGTAGGGGTCCTCGATGCACCACTGATAGTGGACCTTTTCGCCGTTCATACGGGCAAAGTCTTCCGCGCTCTTTGTCCAATCCAATTCTTCCTTAGTTGTGATACCTGGCCGGTTCAATGAGATTACTTGTTTGTCCGAATCAAACtcatgaaggaaaaaatgcagAAAATCTAGCACCTGTGTTCCCAGCTCTAATCCCTCGTCTGCCGGTTCCTCCAGCGGGAGATGGGGTGGCAAAGGTTCAACGCGGGAAACATCGATAGTGGAAGGAGGCACAAACTGGAGGTGATTCCGCTGCAGTAGATAGTAAACTACCATTAAGTTGAAACCATAGGAAGTTATGCTTCCACCAATGACAGATGCGTTAAGTCCTGTTTGTTTACTCCACCGCTTGATGCTCATGCTCAACCAGCGACACGGTGGATTTTGCTCAAAATAAGCGCGAAGTAAGGCGCTATTTCGTACTCCATTGCGCCTGTACGCAGTGATGTCGAAATCCACAGCACCACCACCCTTAACACGCACAACAGGCACACGCGTTCGCCGGACCTCTTCCACATTCCACGACAGATGCTTCTGCCTTATCACACGCGCTAATTTAGCCAGGATGTCAGCCTGCAACCCCTTAGCTACCTGAGTGGCTGCATCCCCACCTTTCCCATCCTCCACATCCGTTTTATTGAGCACAACAAAGTCCACATCGCTTCCCTTCTCGTGCACACCGTACACAACAGTGGAACCGAATGTATAAAGCCGCATCAGTGGGTCGACAGCGGCAACGCAGTCCAGCACGAGGCGGTATGTTGCGTCCACATGCCGAGTGTGTAAATCTTTCGAGACGAACTGTTTGAAGGAATTCACAAGACTTCGGCCGACCACTGCTGGTGATGGTGGCATTTGACGTTGGCACTTTCACTCAACAGCGGGTTGGCGTACCAGCTCCTTCACTTGAAATTGATAATGAACGACCTCAGCTCAGAAGCGAGGGGAAGCAAAAGGAGCAAAACTGCGAAAGGAAGGTGAAAGATCAGGGTCAGCAATAACAACATGACATATTGAGACGGAGCACGAATAATGAGCCACCAAAGGACATAAGACGAAGCAGCCTTCATTCCAggtgaaaatatgaaatacCTAAAGCAATGTGTATGGATTTGGGGAGGGGTCACCCACACAGAAAGTTATTTCAAGttcagaaaataaaaatgagaaaaaatagctaaaaaaggaaaggaaataataacaaaccAAAAATGAAATCAAATTTATAGGCCCAACGACCGTAATAGCAGTTAAActacaaaaaagtaaaggccTCTCTGTGCGGTAGTGCCTCTATCCACAAGAGACAAGAAGAACAACCACAACCCGTAGAAGGATCCGGTGTGAATTATAGTGCAAAGGTTGGGGTACTACTATTCTAGGTCTCCGGCCTTTCAACCTCCGAAATGGTCACCAACATATCCGTCAACTTTTCAGTGACACTCTGTGTTAACTGCTCTTCGAGTTGCTGCATTGCTGTTACCATTCTTTGAACGGTCTCCCGACTGCCCACCTGATAGCGCACTACAACTGAGTTAATGTCCTTCACGTAATTACGCATGTGACGCATATGCTGCACCAACTGCCCCTGGTGAGAAGGCGGTTGATGTAACGGTGCATGGGGTTTGTAACATGGACTCGGCGAACCCGGAACGGTCGACCTCGACCCCCACACCTCAACCTTCTTCTGTTCAAGTTTCTGAAAAGGGCAAGCCACAATATCCGTATTGGGGGAAACACGGTTGTTGGGTGGGGCAGACTCACATTCCTTATTCGCTTCTCGTATTTCCTCATATTCTTCCTTATCCCCTtcacctcttccttccccGCCAGTCAGTGTGTTGTCATCGGACTCCTCCTCCGCGCAGTCACCATCGGCAGTAAACGTAACGCTTGGGGTGCTGAAGAGTCGGTGAGGAGCACCCGCCCCCAGTGGCCGGGGTGGGGGAGAGTGTGGCTCACAAGGATGCTCGGGGAGGAGCCGTGGCGGGGAATATCGCCGAGTTGGCAGACTTTGAGGGTTGGCGGTGGGGGGACGCGGGGGACCACCGTCAGCCCCGGCGTTCGGCCGACAAAGCGGGGAGTGTGGCGAGGTGCCTAACCTTACCGCATTCTCTGCATGGCGTCGCGACGACTTTTTCTGTGGTACAGGTGATGGACATCGAGCAAGTAGGTGACCCAGACGCTCCGCGTTCAGCTTGATGATGGACTCTGTGCGCGACAGGAGGCGTGCAGCAGCACGGCTAGCAGTCTGCGAAACAGAACTGACATGAACATCGAGACCGATAACACGTTCCGCTCGTTCCAACCCTCTTACAAggaaagcagcaacaacatcatccaTGTGCTGCACGTCCAATACTACATGTACGCCGTTATGTTGTCGGATGCACGGTGACGGTGGCCCTGCGGCCCTTGCGTTCAGGAGAGCTGGAGAGCACAGTCTCTGGTATATAGGGTTACAGCACATGTCCATGTCGTTGGCCCGTTGTGCCTCACAGGCTTTGAGTGCAAAACGCCCATTTTCCCTCTCCGGTGCCCCTGATGGTGACGGCTGAGCCACGCGTTGGGCATGCGAGTACTCTTCACCGTTGGGAACTCTGCATCGCGCGTCAGTAGATGGCCTGGAGGGTCTGTAGGAAAGTGTGAAGTGAGCCAGGGCCGACATCAACACCTTAGACTGTAAGACACTGATGCCACCAACCAACCGAAGATACTGAAGGCCTCGACAGCGTGACGCACCGAGTAATACGACCTTAAGTGATTCCGGTGGGATGTATTGTGTGTGAAGAGTAACTGTAGTGAGTGAAGTGTTTGACTCAAGCATAGGTTTCAGCCACTGCGCCACAGGTAACGACACGGCACCCTGTGGCGTACTTCCTAGTGTTACTCTGGAGATCTTATTGTGAAAAAGCGCCATAACAACCGCATGAATCATCGCCGTCAGGCCCACTGCACAGACCTTGGTACCTAACACCGTAGTACAAAGtacagaaatatatatatttctttacgTATAGCGTGCGTTGAACCCTTGTAACTTGTTGGGGTGTGTGGGGTCTCAGTATCGCCTCCTGGAGTGCGCTGGGTGAGGAAGATAGTACCAAATTACAAAAAGAGGACGGAAAGATTACGGGATACAGGCAAAAGCGGCAAGAGGCTGAGAACACCAAATGCCCAGGATACTAACAGCGGGTATATACACCATAAAAATCAGACGCTGCTGGGGATAAAGGAGACCacttgcaaaaagaaaggggaagggatgTGCTTTAGGAACTAGATTCGTCATtgaaaaacaataaagaaaaacactaaAGAAAACCACTGGGTGCAAGTGAATGGTGCCACAACTGGGCCAACGTACAAGTGCACCAGCGCCAGTGGTAGTTCTTGAGGGCACAACCCGCGCACGTTCTATACTCAGCGAGGCGCGTACAAGTACTACAAAGGAGCGTGAAGATTGACGCTTATTCCCaggcatatatacatatatatatatatatatatatatatgatatatGATATATCTCCTCCCGTGCTTATTCGTAGAGGTATTATGTTGAAAACTTTTGCGGGTCGGATACCTTTGTCGTGACGTCATGCGACACTTGCATAAGCTCCTCTCCAATGCCTGTCAACCGTTTGCTTTGCGCTGTGTGTGCGTCAAGGACCCTAATAAATACAAAGTGATGATACAAGGAAAAGCTTGTCACCACTCCAGCAGCAAATCCGGCGATTTTGATCCTGAGCATTTGGCTGAACAAAACTACTGCTGATTCTTTAGGCGAAACGCAGCAGACaccaaaatatatatatatattcacacATACTTCGGGTGTATACAAATGCACCAAATATATGATGGGAGAAAAGTGAGATGTcacaaggaaagagaaaaaagctGGTGAAGAGCTGAAGTGGAGGCAACGATGCATTCTTGCATCACAAAGATTCGCGTATGGTTGGCtggaaataaaacaaatacatgtggaggagggggagtgAACCGCTAGGAGGAGGGCGAACAGTGACGGAAAGTGTGGAAGAAaactaataatattaataacaataatggtaACAATAGAACCTTTTCCCGTGCACCACGCACTTTCTGATTTGCTGGCGATGCGCCCACCACTGATATATGCAAGCAGTCAGTtgcacaacacaacaataacatcgCGCATTGGCGAGATCGTCAATCCCTCCTCGCATTCGCTAcagttgtttcatttttacttttatttctctcaCAGAGCATATCATAAAAGCAAAGTCTCTCCACATGCATCTGGATCAATTCAACACCCCTCGCTAGACGAAGCCAACCGGTGCAAAAACAATTTAATGTAGACAAAacgaagtaaaaaaaaaaggaaaaggtgctCGCGCGTCTTCCTACACGCCATCTTCATTTGGTGTCTGTTTTGTTCCCACTGAACATGACATCACATCCCCCGAGGTTCGACGACTCGAGTTGCATGATACCACTTCATCGGAGATTTTTTCCCCAcgcccttcttttttttgctcataACCTCCTTCCAAACCCCAGTGTGCGGCTGGACTAAACGCAATCATATGCCCAAACAtcccctcctccctctttatCACCACCGAAGACGACATTCTTCACGTGTTGGTAAGTGAGAGTTCTCTCGCCAGTATCTTCATTTTGCATCAAGGCAAGAACGCGCGCAGTAGAGTGGATTATTCTCAGTTGGAAAGGCGTACGGTGATATGATTCTCCCCATCCACAGAAAATGGCAAGTCATTCAGCGAGAGAGGGTCAAGTAATTGGCGATCTTCAAAAAAGAGAGTTGTGCGCTCATACGGCAAACCATCCACATCCTCCAATTGTGCCTTCAGGTACGACACCGTCTGTCCCATAAAATGTTCCCGGTGCTGTACGGAGCCATCTGGTAGGTGGAAGACAAGTTTCAGTAATTCACCGGCCAGTTCGCGCTCTTCGCCTGTGAGCTGATCAATCTGCGGTCTCTTCGGCTTTGGCTTGCCGTTTGCAGCTTCCTCAGCGTCGTCCACTGGGCCCTTCGGCGTTGCCTCCCACTCATCCGCAGAGTCACTGAAATCGGCTACCTCACTCATCGGAAggaaaatatattttttttctccactgaaacccttttttctcccttatcAAGCTAATAGCTTACATTGCAGTGTAACACCATATATGATTTTCGGATgtaggaaaaaaagggataagtGTGATTCACTTGAAGGCGAGAGTGAAGGGAGTGGATTGAAACCTTGGAATGACATGAGCACTCCCAGCAAGATACggtaaaaaattaaaaggcgGGGGCTCTCCTGCTAGGAGTAGTGCGCGAAAGTCTGCCAAACAGCTCGATCTCGCTCAGTATAAACAAGCCTCCCTGCTCTCTCCCAACGCGAGATATGACAAAACTTGACACCAAACGATTAGTCACGAGCGGGGAGCCTTGTCGTTGGCAAGGGACCAGCACACGTGAGATGCCTCTCCACAATGACAAACCAAAAACTTCCCTCCCCCACAATTTGTTACAATTTGATCATTTCCACGACTTGCGTAAGCATAACCTCTACAGAATCTCTGAAACCTAGCAATGTGACGTTACTGGGGTCCCGTGACTTGGACACATATATCCAAAGCGGCCCGGAATTGGGCTTAGGTGGTTCAGAGTGCGTTGCGGATTCTGTGGACCCTTTCATGTCTTCCATTGCCTCACTGCCGGAGGTTCCGCCAGAACTGCCATTTGCTAACTGTTTCCACAGCCATGCCAACAGCACGCCATTTTGAAGGGCAGTCTCTTCCTCATTGGATTCATCCTTGACAGTAAGCCCCATCTTTTCCATAACTATCTTCCTGTAGGTGAACATGGATGCAAGCTTAAGCCACAGTGCCACAGCATCGCCACAGCGACCCTTACTCATTTGGACTGCCTTCATTGCTTGCTCCAGTGCTTTTTCATGCCTTCCTGCTGCGTGGTACAACTTTGCAACCGATGAAAACACAAGGGGGTCACGTACGCGCCAGTGTTGCACTGCCTGAGCAGCTGCACGCCCTCGCGTCGCGGGGTTTTCCAAGTCAATGGAAAGTGCCACGAGTTCCCCCACCGAAACCGTAAAGCAGCCGTCAACCTTAGGAAGTTGCTGAAGCACCTCCTTCACGGTTTCAAGGGCCGTCTCGCTACCGGCATGCCGCAATTCAACATGACATCTCGCCAGCCCAAAAGTCGCACGCACCTCAGCCCGTTTTGTGCTGCCATTGTGATGAAGATGTTGGCACCCTTTTTCGCACACGACAAGCCCCTCCAGGAGTAGGGCTCTAGCGGCCCCGGCGTCACTAAACAAATTGGACTCTAGCTTCACTGCCGCGTAGCACCATATGGTAGGGGAGAGTCGGCAGTGCTCTGACGATAGTGCTTTACCGTATACCCTACGCAGTCCATTGATAGTGGGCGCAGTACTGGAACCGCGCGCCATAGCGTCctccagcagctgctgcGCTTTCATTCCTTCAGCCTCCAATCTCATAAGCCACAGCCGTTCAGACGTGGGAAAGTGAACAAGTGCTTCATCAAGCAGAGGCACGATGTCCTCACGATTACTGCGGCGGTGTACTGCCAACTTCACCCAGGCGATATCTGAGTCAGACGGATCTATGGCCGTCCCTTTCAGAAGGAGTTCCTCCGCCCCTTTGCGGCAGCCCATGGCCATTTTTGTCTTCGCCGCAGCTGTAAAAAGAAGCGCATTCACCGGATACCGCGTGATGGCGAGCATCAAAACACGGTGTGCCCCGTCGTAGAAGTGATGGTCATAAAAAACCTTTGCAACAGAAAGCATCACATCGATTGTGTTGAACGCGGGAGCACGGAACAACGTATATAGTAGTACCGATACAAGCGGCAACGGAAGACACTGCGAAGCGGCGGTGGCTGAGGTTGAACAGGTTGGCGGCGCTGCCTGGATGGTAGCCACTGGCCTTCCcaactcctcttcttcttcctcctcctttatcccttcctttttcatgcCGTCTTCTACTCTGCTCGTGTATGACACGGTAGTCGAAGAAATGTACCTCGTCACAGCAGAAACCGCAGTCTCTAGTGATGTGAAGGGTGCTGAGCGGAGAGCAAATCCTATAATTTGCACGTCCTTCTCTGTCACTGCTTCATTTGTCCCTTTTACTGCGGCATCACGGCCAATGAGCATTGTGGCCCATGCGGCACAGAGGACATCATGTGCCCTCCACATATCAGGAACAAGGGCCGCCAAATCCTCAAGCCATGTAACCGGGATAGTAAGAGTTGCCGCTCCCGTATCACAAACGAAGTGCAAGAGCATGTACGCAGAAGTTAATATGTAACGCTCAGATACAGCCACTCGGGCTGCGTCAAGCCACTCGGTTCTCGATTTTTCTTCGTCCATTAGGAGAAAACGCTGAGCTGCCTGTCGCACCAGTGAGTGGATCTTCGCATTATGTAACTGCTCGTtgcctccctctttttcactgCCTACCTGACCCCTGAGATGAAACTCCTCAAACTTCGCACCCTCAATAATGATTTTCATTGACGGATGCTCTGCAGCCGCGGCATTGAAAATAGCCTTCCCACGTTCGTAGTCCTCTAGCCGCGCCAACATTGCCCAAAGTGACGGAAGGGTAGGAGTAACCTCAAGTGCCTTACGAATAATTTTCCTCTGATCCCGCGGTGCAGTAACATAACCTAATATACGAAGCCAAAGACTTTCGCTTGCAGGACAGGCCATTACAGCTTTCTGCAACCAGTGGAGCTGTTCGTGTGGCGGTTGGTATTGCAGCAGTAAAAACCAAAGCTCTTCACACGTTTTGCATGCTGCTACAGCCTGCTCTAGCAGCTGTCGTTGGGCTGCTGGATCGTTAAGATGCTGGAGTTGCTCTTTCCAAATAAGTGGGCCTTTACTTCCGGTTAGTCTTGATCCTTCCACTAACGTTTGTTGAGCCTTCTTTGTCATACCCATTTCACGGAGTGCGCGAGAATGTGTAATCCACGTCGTTTGCTCCGATGAAGAGCCCATGTTAAGAATATTTTCCAGCGTCTGATTCGCTGCGAGGGCTCTGCCACGCAATAGATCACTTGCTGTCACCACGGCAGTTTCATCATCGAAAGCGTATCCGTCCACAACGTCCATATCTTCTGTACGCGCCTTGCGTTTCACCAGTGATTGATTGGAAGCACCACTTCCCACTGTTGCGATATCCTCCATCGAAAGCAAGAGTTTTGGTTTCTTACCCTCACGAGATGTGGCTCCACCCTTCACATCCTCCCTCCTACGCTTGTGACGGCGCTCCTCGAGACGATCAAGCGCATCAAGCATGGCACTCTGCTCACCACCTAACGCCAACAGCGGGGCAGAGACGCCCGTCGTCGCACTTAACTCTGCTGAAGTGATGAATGCCTTTGCACCACGGCCGATACCATATTGGTATCCACGCGGTGGGAACGGCGATCGCCAATCATACTTGGCTAATACCTGCTCGTATTTATCCACCTTAGTGGAAAGGACAGGTGCCGCAGCGCTCATCCCTAATAACAGCACGCACTGGTACCACTACTTCGTGAACTGATTCTCACAAAGCGCTACCA
Proteins encoded in this window:
- a CDS encoding NUDIX hydrolase; its protein translation is MRKQLFFTLARPCVAVGRRFISGDNKSIDSSAFISDDDALRGELASALDTEGHALPFDVHLQQPHSSGDGTAGDTSTIQLEKLSHPPARFDLLTNSFVYKWQTKAALARKVSGPMREWAAELKYRTGVHIELEPTYPERLSENAVKGSGSDEGDGTQWGAYETADDVDITVYLFGSERGIFNCHKLMEAAIQQDPVYVRLGIFRRLANSSEVEWLMLRRINRELRPPDIPPISLKLPGKWTLLYERYKEAAIRTLWEETGITVDASNVYPTGHLYQTVPQYYWRVPVRYFVAEVPSDIRVEGPQVVPLQYMRNWDARLLRQSPDPIDRAWAQLADPATGCAWMKASMIDQLQKPLRGDNYMAIRYTPPPYSNLQEVVGLGDGSITPSTGNGEDAS
- a CDS encoding poly(A) polymerase, putative (similar to GB:AAS92532.1: caffeine-induced death protein CID1 {Cryptococcus bacillisporus;}; similar to Poly(A) polymerase cid13 (EC 2.7.7.19) (PAP) (Polynucleotideadenylyltransferase). (Swiss-Prot:Q9UT49) (Schizosaccharomyces pombe)), which encodes MPPSPAVVGRSLVNSFKQFVSKDLHTRHVDATYRLVLDCVAAVDPLMRLYTFGSTVVYGVHEKGSDVDFVVLNKTDVEDGKGGDAATQVAKGLQADILAKLARVIRQKHLSWNVEEVRRTRVPVVRVKGGGAVDFDITAYRRNGVRNSALLRAYFEQNPPCRWLSMSIKRWSKQTGLNASVIGGSITSYGFNLMVVYYLLQRNHLQFVPPSTIDVSRVEPLPPHLPLEEPADEGLELGTQVLDFLHFFLHEFDSDKQVISLNRPGITTKEELDWTKSAEDFARMNGEKVHYQWCIEDPYELNLNVGRNVTPLKRDFLRRHLEKARDTALLTIV